The Gemmatimonadota bacterium genome includes a region encoding these proteins:
- the rnr gene encoding ribonuclease R: MSVSRDQVLNFVRQQHRRPLKIRELARALRVSDRAYSDFRRLIRGMVRDGFLVKLRRSRYGIPSDHNLVVGRISVQSSGYGLLAPEDGGADIFIGARYMRRARHGDRAVVRLTRRAQGSDRAEGELVRIVERAEQTMVGTYDGGSRVTSDDPRIRARVHIPDDLTCGAKAGQKVVVRLTYSSPNAHPDGRIVEVLGSADDAGIETLILIKKLGLPLDFPQHVLEAVEAISEDIPAEEIDRRLDLRDLTCFTIDPVDARDHDDAVSLQVLDDQTCCLGIHIADVSYYVPEGSPLDHEALSRGSSVYFPDRVIPMLPERLSANICSLQPGEDRLALSVLAQITPDGELIDAQIAETVIRSRASLSYEEVQRVLDGDGCAVVNPAELYADVLMYMEALRSRLTERRMARGTIDFEIPEPRIVLDDQGHPIHIGPRARLNSHRLIEEFMLLANEIVARRMADGGIPILYRVHEPPDGEKLAEFCDLARTLGYRLSNPSRAENIQAFLANFKDEPVGHILSHRLLRSMKKAVYTPENVGHFGLACDTYTHFTSPIRRYPDLVLHRILRDAINDDSTPGQMARRARRLPDIGDLATQREIAAQQAEWDAIRLMQILYLKDKMGACFDAVIVDVRSIGFFVQLNDVLIEGLVHVKNLWDDYYIYHELQGALVGESTGTTFRLGDSVQVQLAQLDQQRLRIDFHLLKHIPNRRNNRPKGSRKRRGRR; the protein is encoded by the coding sequence ATGTCTGTCTCTCGCGATCAAGTACTGAATTTTGTGCGTCAACAACACAGGCGTCCGCTCAAAATCAGGGAGCTTGCTCGCGCGCTTCGCGTTTCCGATCGGGCTTATTCAGATTTTCGCCGCCTGATTCGCGGTATGGTGCGCGATGGGTTTCTCGTCAAGTTGCGCCGTAGCCGTTACGGCATTCCGTCTGATCACAATCTCGTCGTCGGTCGCATCAGTGTCCAGTCCAGTGGATATGGCTTGCTCGCGCCCGAAGATGGCGGTGCAGATATTTTTATTGGTGCGAGATATATGAGGCGTGCGCGACACGGCGACCGCGCTGTGGTGCGCCTCACGCGCAGGGCACAGGGTAGCGACCGCGCAGAAGGCGAGTTGGTTCGCATTGTGGAACGCGCCGAGCAAACAATGGTGGGTACGTATGATGGCGGTTCTCGCGTTACTTCCGACGATCCGCGCATCCGCGCACGCGTTCATATTCCCGATGACCTGACCTGTGGCGCTAAGGCGGGGCAAAAGGTGGTTGTGCGTCTCACATATTCCTCACCTAATGCCCATCCCGATGGGCGGATTGTCGAGGTTCTGGGCAGTGCGGACGATGCGGGGATTGAGACCCTGATTCTCATCAAAAAACTCGGCCTTCCTCTCGATTTTCCTCAACATGTGCTCGAAGCTGTGGAAGCGATTTCAGAAGATATTCCCGCAGAGGAGATTGATCGACGCCTCGATTTGCGCGATCTGACCTGTTTTACGATTGATCCAGTTGATGCGCGCGATCACGACGATGCTGTGTCGCTTCAGGTTCTCGATGATCAGACCTGTTGTCTGGGTATTCACATTGCCGATGTGAGCTACTATGTTCCGGAAGGCTCGCCCCTTGATCACGAAGCTCTCTCTCGTGGTAGCAGCGTGTATTTCCCCGATCGCGTCATTCCCATGTTGCCGGAGAGACTTTCTGCAAATATTTGTTCGCTACAGCCCGGTGAAGATCGCCTTGCTCTGAGTGTTCTGGCGCAGATTACTCCCGATGGCGAGCTGATTGACGCCCAAATTGCAGAGACGGTTATACGCAGTCGGGCGAGTCTGTCTTATGAAGAGGTTCAGCGCGTGCTCGATGGCGATGGGTGCGCGGTCGTCAATCCCGCCGAATTGTATGCCGATGTTCTCATGTATATGGAGGCTCTGAGAAGCCGTCTGACAGAGAGACGCATGGCAAGGGGGACGATCGATTTTGAGATTCCCGAACCGCGTATTGTCCTCGACGATCAGGGCCACCCCATTCACATTGGTCCCCGCGCCCGTTTGAATAGTCATCGTCTTATTGAAGAATTTATGCTTCTGGCAAATGAAATCGTCGCGCGGCGCATGGCCGATGGCGGTATCCCGATTCTCTATCGCGTTCACGAACCGCCCGACGGTGAAAAACTCGCCGAATTTTGCGATCTGGCGAGAACACTGGGGTATCGCCTTTCAAATCCTTCGCGGGCGGAAAATATCCAGGCGTTTCTCGCGAATTTCAAAGATGAGCCTGTTGGTCATATTTTGAGTCATCGCCTGTTGCGCTCTATGAAGAAAGCGGTGTACACACCTGAAAATGTCGGTCATTTTGGATTGGCTTGCGATACTTATACGCATTTCACATCGCCCATTCGGCGCTATCCCGATCTGGTTCTTCATCGAATTTTACGCGATGCGATTAACGATGACAGCACGCCCGGACAGATGGCGCGCCGCGCACGCCGCTTGCCCGATATTGGAGATCTGGCGACGCAACGCGAGATCGCCGCGCAACAAGCTGAGTGGGATGCTATTCGGCTTATGCAGATTCTCTATTTGAAAGATAAGATGGGCGCGTGTTTTGATGCGGTTATCGTCGATGTGCGTTCTATTGGTTTTTTTGTTCAACTCAATGATGTGCTCATCGAGGGCCTGGTTCACGTAAAAAATCTCTGGGATGATTATTATATTTACCACGAGTTGCAAGGCGCTCTCGTCGGCGAATCTACGGGAACTACTTTCCGACTTGGGGATTCGGTTCAGGTACAACTCGCCCAACTCGACCAGCAACGCCTGCGGATAGACTTTCACCTGCTGAAACACATCCCGAATCGCCGCAACAATCGTCCCAAAGGATCGCGGAAGAGGCGCGGGAGGAGATAA